Genomic window (Dictyoglomus thermophilum H-6-12):
CCTTTATCAATAATTGCAATATATTTGCAAAGTTCTTCTGCCTATGAAAGATAATGAGTAGTAAGTATTACGGTTCGATTACCATCCTTTATCCATTCTTTCATATAATTTCTTATAAGTCTTGCAGATCCTACATCTAGACCTACTATGGGCTCCTCGAGGAAAAGTACTTTGGGATCATTTATTAATCCTCCTATTAGTTGTAATCTTTGCTTCTCACCTGTAGAAAGAGTATTAAGAAGACTTTCGGCCCTGCCAGAAAGACTAAACTCCTTTATATAAAACTCAATCTTTTTTCTTGCCTCTTTAAGACTAATGCCATAAAGCTGAGAGAAAAAGAAGAGATTTTCACGAGCAGTAAAGTATTCCATAGCCTGGATTTTCCCCTAAAACAAGTTTATTTTAGGTCTTATCTTATTAAATTCCTTCTCTACATCAAGCCAAGAACAAAAGCTTTACCTCTAGTAGACAGTAAAAGGATGGTTAGAATTCTTATTAGGGTAGTTTTACCTGCTCCATTTTTCCCCAAATACCAAATATTTGCCCTTTTGTGATTTGTAAATTAACATCTTTCAAGGCTTCCACAAGTTTTTTCCTTTTTTGTCGAAAATTTTCTTAGATATTATACCCCATAAATTTGTAATTTAGAGCTTAAAAAGTTATAATAGTAATAAATTAAAGTGAAAGGGGTGATTTAACATGGCCTCAAAAGAACTTTTGGATCTATTAAATGATGCTATTGCGAGAGAGATGCAGGTTTCCATTCAATATATGTGGCAACATGTTCAATGGAAAGGAACTGAACACTTTGCAGTAAAAGATGAGCTTAAGCAAATTGCAATTCAGGAAATGAAACATGCAGAAATCATTGCTGAAAGACTATTCTATCTTGGTGGTATTCCTACCACAAAACCATCCCCTATATTCGTAGGAGAAAACCTAAAAGAGATGTTAGAACAAGATGTAAAAGACGAACAAAATGCAATTGAGCTTTATAAGAAGATTATACAAAAAGCAAGAGAAGAAGGAGATATTACTACCGCAAAGATCTTTGAAGACATATTAAAGGATGAGGAAGAACATCACGATACCTTTACAAGTTTGTTAGAAAAGTAAATCTCAATTAGAGGGAAAGCCCTATCTTAGGCTTTCCCTCTTTTAAAATCTTATCTTTTACCCTTTCATGGGCGAGAATTTCTTCATAATCCTTTAAAGGAGCTAAGCTAATTTCTTTTTTATACTTTCTTTCAAGGGCCTTATTAATAATGTAGTCTGCAAGATGAGGATTTTTAGAAAGAAGAGGTCCATGTAAATAGGTACCAATAACATTTTTATAAATTAAACCCTCTTTATTATCCTTACCATTATTTCCAAATCCTCTTATAACCTTTCCCAGAGGGGTATAGTCATGGTAAGTTCTTCCTCCATGATTTTCAAATCCCACAATAGTTTTCAATCCAATAGGTAAGTTAGTCTCTACCAAGATATTACCTATCAATCTTCCCTTTTCTGCCTTTGTATAAAAGTCTAATATAGACAGTCCCTCAATCTTATTACCATAAGCATCAATATAGTATTTACCTAAAAGCTGATATCCTCCACAAACAGCAAGCACAAAAACTCCAGCCTCAACTAGCTCTTTTAAAAGATTCTTGAACTTAGAAAGATGAGAATAAAGCAGTTCTTGTTCCCTATCAGATCCACCCCCAAGGAATATTATATCTGCATCCTCTAAACTTCTCTCCTCTTCTCTTGTAAAGTTTACAACTTCTACCCTTATACCTCTCCATCTTGATCTTCTCTCAAGAACAATGATATTTCCCCTATCCCCATATAAATTCAGAAGGTCAGGATACATATGATATATCTTAAGCTCCATTTTTAACCTTCCTCATTAAAATTTTTCTACTTCTAAAAAGGGCAGTATAAGTAGGAAGAATATAGGTTTTATAAGGAAAAGAAATAGAATAATCAATGGCTTTCTTTAAATCTCTTTCAAGATGGACTTTTTCTAATGGTACTTCTGCATATTTCAATCTTACAAGAAGATCCTCTCCTCTTGTTCCAGAAACTACAATCTTTTGTATTTCACCCAAATCTTTTATCTTCTCAAAATCCACATCCCAAATCCATGACACATCCCTTCCATCAGCTATATTATCATTTAATATGAGAAGAAGAACCTTATTTTCTTTATCATCTTTAATAGTGTCCAAAACCTGATTATATCCAGCAGGATTCTTAACAAGCACTAATATTCTTTCAAATCCTTTATAAATGAATTTCTCAAGCCTACCTAATCTAAATTCAAATTCTGAAATAAATTTAGAAATCTCTAAAGGATCAAAATTAAGAACTCTCAGAAGAGAATAGGCAGAAAGGACATTATAAAGATTGTATACTCCAGGATATTTAAAGGTAAGATTATATTTTTCACCTTTCTCAAAGATCTCTGTATTCCATTCCTTGTTAAAGATTGCGGAGGAAATATAAAAATCATAATCAGGATTTTTAAAACCACATTTACAACTATATTTTCCTAACTGGGAATAATTAAAAAAATCATAGTTTAACTTTCTACCACAAATAGGGCAATATATACTCTCTTTTATTTCTTCTACTCCTTCTCTTATTTTTGTGCCAATTCCAAAGAAGAATTTTTTATTAGGGAGTTTTGAAAATCTTGCCACAAAAGGATCATCAGCATTTAAAACAAGTATAGTATTTTCTTTTAAGCAATTTAGTATCTTATTTACAGTAATATCAATCTCTCCATAACGATCAAGCTGATCTCTAAAAAAATTGGTAATTACCACATAATGAGGAGACAAATCTTCATAAACATAGGGAAAAATTCCTTCGTCCACCTCAAAAGTTGCAAAATCAAAAATTCCAGAATTCTTAACATAGGAAGTTGCAATTCCGCTTTTTAAATTTGCTCCTTCCAAATTTCCTATTACCCTATATCCTTTTCTTTTGATCACATAATTTATTAGATTGTTAGTGGTAGTTTTACCGTTTGTGCCTGTAACTAAAATTCTCGTTTTTATTTTTGAAGAAATTTCCTTCAAAAAGTCAGGGTATATATTTAAGGCAACTTTACCAGGGAAGGTTGTAGCATCAAGATTTAGAATTTTCATCAAATAATATACTAATTTCCCTGCGTATAAAGCAGTATAAAACCTAAACCTTCTTAAGTTCATTTCTCAAACTTCTAAGTATCGCCTGATAATCCTTTTCTCCAGTTTCAACTTTATCCATTAGCTCTTCAAGTTCTCTAGTAAAATCCTCTCTCACAAAACGAAATCTTTCTTGATCAGAATTAAGATATTGATAAACCTTTTCTCCTAAAGGAGTAGGTATAAGATATCCATTCTTCTCTATAACATATCCTCTCTCAAGGAGTCTACTCACAATAGTAGCATAAGTAGATGGTCTTCCAAGACCACGTTTCTTCATCTCTTCCACAAGAGAACCTTGAGTAAACAAAGGTACTTTAGGAATACTGTAAAAGAATTTATTATTAATCACATCTATTTCCCCATCAGGAAGCCTTGTAAGTTTTACAGGAAAGATCTTATCGAAACCATCTTGAAGAATCTCTTCGTATAATTCCAATCTTTGTTCCTTATCAAGAGCTTTAACAACCACTTCATAACCTTTCAAAACTACATTTCTCATTTGAGAGGCAATAAATCTCTTAAAGATAAGGTCATAAATCTTCAAATGATCAGGAGTAAAACCTTCCAACTCTCCTGAATATATCATAGCCTTTATGTCTTCCACATCTAAGACCCTTGTAGGTCTAATACACTCGTGAGCTCCACCTTCACCCCATGTTCTTCCTCTGAAATACTCCTCTCCAAATTGTTCACTTATATACTCCCTTGCTAAATTTATTCCTGTATCTGAGACCCTTGTAGAATCAGTACGATGATAGGTAATAAATCCTCTCTCAAAAAGTTCCTGTAAAACTTCCATTGTCCTTGAGACCGAAAGTTTAAATCTATCAGAAGCATCCTTCAATATAGCATCGGTAGTGTAAGGAGGAAGAGGACCTTTCTCTTCAATCTTCTCAGCATCCTTAATTATTTGAATATATTTAAGATTGTTATAAAAATCTTGCGCCTCGTCCTTATTCTCAAAATCAAATCTCAAATCGAGACCATCTTTTCTTATTACTACAATATATATCCTTTTCTTATTCTCTTTTGCTCTTTCAATAACCCATCCTAAAACAGGGGTTTGAACTCTTCCAGCAGAAAGATAATTTTTAGAGAATATTCTTTGAATAAGCTGTGATAATTCAAAACCTACCCACCTATCAGATATCCTTCTTACTACCTGAGCTTTAACAAGATTTTCGTCCACATCTCTTGATTCCTTCAAAGAGTTAAGTATTGCCTTTTTTGTAACCTCATGAAACTCCATTCTCCTTATCTCTTTAGTAAATGGAGCACATAAATTTTTAAGATCCCAAGAGATCTTCTCTCCTTCAGTATCAGGATCAGTTGCCACAAGTATCATATCAAATTCCTTACTAGCATCCCTTATACCCGATATGATCCTTTCTTTCTCTTCTATAGGTTCATACACGGGTACAAATTTTCCATTTTCAATAACACCAAAATAACCTATCTCTTTATTCAAATCCAAGATATGTCCAAAGGATGCAGTTATAACTAAATATTTATCCTCTGTAATTACCTCAAAAAGTTCTTGACCATTTACATTCCTTGAAATAGGTCTTCCAAAGAAATTTGCAATAGTCCAAGCCTTATGAGGAGACTCTACAATAACAAGAACAGGTTTAAGGAAATCATCTCTTCTTCCTTCTTTTCTCCTTATTCTCTCCCTATCCTCATCAATCTGTCTAAAGATATCATCAATATCTACAGTACTTGCCTCTTTGAAAACAATATCAGTACTAAACCACCATCTACTTTTTCTTACCAAGTTATTAAAGACCTTTCTATCATCCACAAGAATATAGCTCAAACCCTTTGAGATTCCACCCACGTAAAGTCTTGATGTCCTACCCGACGCCTGTAGATATCCTGTGATATCAGAGACTACAAGAATCCACTTTCCATTCTCCTCTCTAATAGCAATATCATCGGCACTTTTAATCTTCTCATAGATCTCTGGCGAGAGAATGAAAGCTTTTATAGTGTTTCTTAATTCGTCTACTTTGTCCTTGGGAGGATTCAACACGGCAGAGTATTTTTTTAGATTTTTCATCCACCTATCAACGTTAGCTATATGTTTTTCCAAATTCTTATCCCTTGCAATAAGAGGCCTTATAGAGGCAAGAGCTACAAGAAGATGCCTTACATTTCCCTCAATATCAAGATTTACAACAATCTTAGGAACACCATAAAAAATGGCATATCTAATAACCTCTGGTAAATCTAATCCCCGTGCAAGAGGATTTCTATAAGAAGATATACCTATAAGAACGGAGATTTCACCCTTTTGATATTTTTCAAGGACCTCAGGGGTTAAATTATCATAACTTTCCGCAGTGATTCCCTCACTTATAAGTAAATTTTTAATATCATCTACATACTCTTTTCCAAAATCCGATGATAGAAAAACAAGCCCTCCCTTTCCAAACCTTTTAACTCTCTCCACAAGAGTTTTGTTAAGATCATTGGTTTCCTCATAAACATCTTCCACATTTCTCAAATAAAATATAGGTCTGCCTACATCAAAAGAAAGAAGTTCTTTAAATAATCTTATCCTTTCTGATTTAGGATTACTGGTGGCAGAAGAGACCACCATAACTCCTCTTGCCTTTTTAGCTATTTCCCTTACCTTCTCCTGTACTTCTTTAATATTTTCTTGATCTCCACCATTCCTCCTCATTCGTATATAGCTCATAGTAAAGTTTATATCTTCCTCGCTAAAACCTAAAAGATAAAGCGCCTTGTCAATATTCTTAGCAGTCTTCAAAAATGAATCCACATCATCTACAAAAATAAAAGCAAAATCTCTCGGAATAGCATCCACATTCTTATAAAGGAACATGGAGGAGGTGATCAATATCTTAAAATCCCCCTCTTGTAATCTTTCCCTCTTCTCTTCTTTTTCCTTCTTATTCTCATCAAGACCAAATACCAGAAGATCCTTCTCTCTTATCTTACCTTTTAATTTTTCATAACTTTGAAGAATAAGAAGTCTTGTAGGAAGTATAATATAAGACTTCTTACCTTTTTCAGCAAAATATAAAGATGTGGCAAGTCCCCACGATGTTTTACCTATACCAGTAGGAGCCAAAAGAGCAAAGGATCTTCCAAGGAGAAGCTTTTTAGCCCAAAATTTTTGAAGTTCCCAAGGTTCAAATCCAACAAAATTTCGAAAGATTTTTTCCCACTCACTATATCTTTTCCTTAGAGTGCATAAATCATAATCTTGTTCTTTAATATGATTACATAAGGCTTCTTGCGGAACCTTCTCAGGAAGACATTTCTCACAGAGAAGTCCCGCAAGAAGCCTTTCTGCAGTTATATCTCCACCACAGTTAGGACAAAGGCCCTTAAATATCGCTTCTATCAAGCTATCCCTCCACCGTCAAGCCTATATTGTAAGCACCAAGGAGTGGCGACAAACTTGCAATTATAACTTGACCAGACAAATTAGAGATAAATTTCTCCAGTAAGTGTGGATCCAATACATTTATAGGATCATCAAAGAGGAATACAGGCTCATATAATTTTGTCTCCTCAATAAGTTTTCTAAAGGCAAGTACTAAAGAAAGATATAATAATCTCTTTTGTCCCTCAGAAGCAAAATACTTAGCAGGATTGCCTTTATAGTAGAATATATAGTCATCATGTACATGAGGACCAACGGTAGTTGATCCTCTTGCTATGTCCTCCTCAATATAATCTGCTATATTTTTACCTTTAAATTCAGAGACATATTCTACTTTGAACATAGGATCAAGATACTTTGATAATTCTTTTATCATAGCTTCCCTCTTCTCCACTATTTTTTCTGCCAATGGTTGCATTTCTTTTGCTAAGTATATCACATAATCCCTATCTATGTTTTCAGATTTTAAAATTTCATTTCTCTCGTCAAGAAGCTTCTCATAATTTCTCAATATCTCATAATACTCAAGATCTAAGAGAGAGAAAATATCATCAAAGAAATCTCTTCTCTGAGTTGCATAACCGTCTATCATTGCATAGTCCTTAAAACTAAAAGGTATTGCTATGAATATCTCTTGAATATCTCTAAATCTTTTTACTTTAAAACCATTAAGATATGCAGTTTTTTCCTTCTTTAATTCATCATAATAATAGTTAATAGTAATTTCATGGTGCTCCTTTCCAGTTAAAACTTTACCCGTTATTTCAAAAAACTTTTCACCAATTTTAATAAGTTGATAATCTCTGGCACTTCTGAAAGATCTTGGGTTTGATAAGTAGGCAATTGCCTCTAAGATAGAGGTTTTACCAGATCCATTAGGCCCATAGATTACATTAATACCATCTTTAAAGCTTGTACTAAAATCGGAGAAATTCCTAAAATTTTTCAAAGAAATACTCTCAATTAACATTCTCTTCTTGTCCATTCTTTCACCCCCTCTCAGTAGAAAATCTTAAGATATATTAATTTTTTCTATATATATTTTAGAAAAATAAATAAAAAAGTCAATATCAAAACTTGACCTATAAGCTATAGTAATGTGGTCAACCTTGACATTTTAAATATAAATTATAAACTTATATATGGTTTAGCACTCTCACTATTAGACTGCTAAAACACAATTAAAGAGGTGAAATAAAAGATGGAAGAAAAAGATCTAATAGAAGAAAATGAACAAGAAAAAGAAAAGCCCGAAGAGTATGTACCCAATGAATGGGAGATAAAATATGCAAGACTCCAGGCAGAATTTGAAAATTTTCGTCAAAGACTAAGAAAAGAAAAGGAAGAATGGCAAGAGATTGCTAACGCAAAACTCTTAAAGGAAATTGTGGAGATAATGGATAACTTTAAACTTGCTTTAGAGTCTATAAAACATACACGAAAAAAAGATGCCATAATAGAAGGTGTAGAGATGATATATAAACAATTTGAAAACCTTCTTGAAAAAGAGGGTGTAATAAAAATTGAAACAGTAGGAAAAATTTTTGATCCTAATATACATGAGGCTGTAGGAGTAGAAGAAGTCTCTAATGGAGAAGATAATATTATCCTCAAGGAAATTTCTCCTGGATATCTATTTAAAAATAAATTATTAAGACCTGCAAGGGTTATAGTCTCAAAAAAGATACAAAACAAGGAGGTAGATAACCATGGCGAAAATAGTAGGAATTGATTTAGGAACTACAAACTCTTTAATAGCTTATCTTGAGGGTGGAAGACCTACCATAATACCAAACGCCGAGGGAAGCAGATTAACACCATCGGTAGTTGCCTTTACAAAAGATGGGCAACTCCTTGTAGGAGAACCTGCCAAAAGACAGGCAATAGTTAATGCAGAAAGAACTATTAAATCCATAAAAAGACACATGGGAACAAACTACAAGGTAAAAATTGATGATAAAGAGTACACACCTCAAGAAATATCTGCAATGATTCTGAGAAAACTCAAAAAGGATGCAGAGGCATACTTAGGGGAACCTATAGAGAAGGCAGTAATAACTGTACCAGCATACTTCTCCGATGCCCAGAGACAAGCCACAAAAGATGCAGGAGCTATTGCAGGGCTTGAAGTAGTAAGAATAATAAATGAGCCTACTGCAGCTGCCCTTGCTTATGGTCTTGATAAAGAAGGACATCAAAAGATCCTTGTCTTTGACTTAGGAGGAGGAACCTTTGATGTCTCTATCCTTGAAATTGGAGAGGGCGTATTTGAAGTAATAGCTACTGCAGGTAACAACAGACTTGGTGGCGATGACTTTGATGAAAGAATTGTCAATTGGCTCGTAGAGATGTTCATGGAAGAGCATGGAATCAATCTCAAAGAAGATAGAACTGCTCTACAAAGACTCTTTGAAGCAGCTGAAAAGGCAAAGATAGAACTCTCATCTAAACTCCAAACAGAAATAAATCTCCCCTTTATTGCAATGAAAGGAAACACTCCTTTACATATCTCTGTAACTTTAACCAGAGCAAAATTTGAAGAGTTAACCTATGATTTGGTAGAAAAGACTAAAGAGCCTACCGAAAGGGCATTAAAGGATGCAGGTCTTTCTCCATCTCAAATTGACAAGATAATTCTTGTAGGTGGAGCTACAAGAATGCCATGTATACAAGAATGGATTAAGAAACATTTTGGGAAAGAACCACAAAGAAATGTCAATCCCGATGAGGCAGTAGCTCTTGGTGCAGCTATTCAAGCAGGAGTAATCGGAGGAGAGATTAGAGATATAGTATTGGTAGACGTAACTCCTCTTTCCCTTGGAATTGAAACCCTTGGTGGCGTATTCACAAAGATTATTGAGAGAAATACCCCTATTCCTGTATCTAAGAGCCAGATATTCACTACTGCAGCAGACTACCAGACCAGCGTAGAGATTCATGTATTACAAGGAGAAAGAGCTCTTGCCAAGGATAATATCAGCCTTGGAAGATTTATCTTAGATGGAATTCCACCAGCTCCTCGTGGTGTTCCTCAAATAGAGGTAACCTTTGATATAGATGTAAATGGAATTGTACATGTTTCAGCAAGAGATAAGGCTACTGGCAGAGAGCAAAGAATAACTATATCCAATGCTATTAGACTCTCAGAAGAAGAGATTAAGAGAATGACCGAAGAAGCAAAAAGGTTTGAAGAAGAAGATAGAAAAAGAAGAGAAGAGATTGAAACCAAAAACCAAGCAGAACATCTAATATATACAGCAAGAAAAACTCTTAAAGATTATGGAGACAAAGTAAGTAAAGATCTGGTACAAAGAGTTGAAGATAAAATAAAGAACTTAGAAGAGCTGATAAAACCTGAAAGAATAAATGTAGAACAAGTTAAGAAAGGTATGGAAGAACTTACTCAAGCTCTGGGAGAGATAGGACAATTTATGTATCAATCAGCAAGTGCTGCGGGTAATCCAGGACAAGGACAAACCAATGAAAATCCTGGAGGTAAAACCATAGACGGAGACTACAAGGTGAATTAGTATGCCAACCAAAAAAGATTATTATGAAATCCTGGGTGTGCCGAGAAACGCCACCCAGGATGAAATAAAACAAGCATATAGAAGATTGGTAAGACAGTATCATCCTGACTTAAACAAGGATCCTTCTGCCCACGAAAAGTTTAAAGAAATAAATGAAGCTTACGAAGTACTCTCTGATCCTCAAAAAAGAGCCCAATATGACCAATTTGGACATGTAGGAGATTTCTCAGGATATGGAGACTTTCAAGGAGGATGGCAACCCGGAGGCTTTGACTTTGGAGATTTAGGAAGAAATTTTGAGGACATTTTTGAAAACTTTTTTGGAGACAGCATCTTTGGAGATCTTTTCGGCAGAAGAAGAGAAAGGGAAAAAGCCCCAAGAAAAGGAGCAGATCTAAGATACGACATAAATATCACCTTAGAAGAAGCAGCCTTTGGAAGCGAGAAAGAAATATATGTAACAAGGCTTGAAACATGCCCTACTTGCAAAGGAAAAGGGACAGAGCCTGGAACAAATCCTGTAAAATGTGATATGTGTAATGGAACAGGACAAATAAGAAATATGAGACAAACTCCCTTTGGCCAATTTGTTCAGATAACCACATGTCCCAAATGTCATGGTACGGGACAGATAATAATCAATCCGTGCCACGAATGTCATGGTACAGGAAAAGTAAGGAGAAAAAGAAGAGTTGAATTTAAGATACCTGCAGGGGTTGATGAGGGATACGTAATAAGACTCGCAGGTGAAGGAGAACCAGGTGAAAATGGTGGACCTAATGGGGATATCTACATACATATTCATATAATTCCCCATAAAATATTCAAAAGGGACAACGAAGACATATGGATGGAGCTTCCTATAGACTACCTTATAGCCTTATTAGGAGGGGAGGTAGAGGTACCTACCTTAGAAGGTAAGGAAAAAATATATATAAAACCTGGAACCCAAACAGGAGAAGTAATTACCCTAAAAGGGAAGGGAATACCCTACTTGAGAAATAAAAATCAAAGAGGAGACCAAAAGATTGTTGTAAAGATAACTGTACCCCAAAACCTATCCCCAAAGGAAAAAGAGCTTCTCCTTGAGATAGCCAAACTCAGAGGAATAAATATAGAGAAGGATAAAAACATATTTGAACAGATAAAAAAAGCCTTTAAGGGTGATAATTAATATTTCTCATAAAAGTGAATCAATCTGTTTCTATACTCTGCCATTTTAATAAGATTTTCTCTCGCAAAAGTCTCTGGAACAGCTTCAGGCACTCTCGATAAAATATGATTTCCTATATCAAAAACTGCCTCTAATGGCCTTCTCAACATCACTATCTTCTCTTTCGATTCCTAAAACAGTCTCTCTCCATAGAATATGAAGTACAAAATAAAAAGCCCTCCCCAAAATGGGGAGGGCTTATAGTTTTTATGCTTAGAATCCAATCATTAACTTGCTTTCTGCGAAGAATTTGCCTCTTACATCTACACCCCAGAGATCATCTGCACCAGTTAGTACTCCTCTCTGCCATCCATTGTTACCATAGTCATCCATGTCAAAGCCATAACCAAGAGTCAAGTCATGGGATACATTACCACCAAGGCTGACAGACCATTTTGCAAATCCACCAAAGAGAGTA
Coding sequences:
- a CDS encoding ATP-binding cassette domain-containing protein, which produces MEYFTARENLFFFSQLYGISLKEARKKIEFYIKEFSLSGRAESLLNTLSTGEKQRLQLIGGLINDPKVLFLEEPIVGLDVGSARLIRNYMKEWIKDGNRTVILTTHYLS
- a CDS encoding ATP-binding cassette domain-containing protein, which encodes MGKNGAGKTTLIRILTILLLSTRGKAFVLGLM
- a CDS encoding ferritin-like domain-containing protein; its protein translation is MASKELLDLLNDAIAREMQVSIQYMWQHVQWKGTEHFAVKDELKQIAIQEMKHAEIIAERLFYLGGIPTTKPSPIFVGENLKEMLEQDVKDEQNAIELYKKIIQKAREEGDITTAKIFEDILKDEEEHHDTFTSLLEK
- a CDS encoding type 1 glutamine amidotransferase, which encodes MELKIYHMYPDLLNLYGDRGNIIVLERRSRWRGIRVEVVNFTREEERSLEDADIIFLGGGSDREQELLYSHLSKFKNLLKELVEAGVFVLAVCGGYQLLGKYYIDAYGNKIEGLSILDFYTKAEKGRLIGNILVETNLPIGLKTIVGFENHGGRTYHDYTPLGKVIRGFGNNGKDNKEGLIYKNVIGTYLHGPLLSKNPHLADYIINKALERKYKKEISLAPLKDYEEILAHERVKDKILKEGKPKIGLSL
- a CDS encoding Mur ligase family protein; the encoded protein is MNLRRFRFYTALYAGKLVYYLMKILNLDATTFPGKVALNIYPDFLKEISSKIKTRILVTGTNGKTTTNNLINYVIKRKGYRVIGNLEGANLKSGIATSYVKNSGIFDFATFEVDEGIFPYVYEDLSPHYVVITNFFRDQLDRYGEIDITVNKILNCLKENTILVLNADDPFVARFSKLPNKKFFFGIGTKIREGVEEIKESIYCPICGRKLNYDFFNYSQLGKYSCKCGFKNPDYDFYISSAIFNKEWNTEIFEKGEKYNLTFKYPGVYNLYNVLSAYSLLRVLNFDPLEISKFISEFEFRLGRLEKFIYKGFERILVLVKNPAGYNQVLDTIKDDKENKVLLLILNDNIADGRDVSWIWDVDFEKIKDLGEIQKIVVSGTRGEDLLVRLKYAEVPLEKVHLERDLKKAIDYSISFPYKTYILPTYTALFRSRKILMRKVKNGA
- the rgy gene encoding reverse gyrase produces the protein MIEAIFKGLCPNCGGDITAERLLAGLLCEKCLPEKVPQEALCNHIKEQDYDLCTLRKRYSEWEKIFRNFVGFEPWELQKFWAKKLLLGRSFALLAPTGIGKTSWGLATSLYFAEKGKKSYIILPTRLLILQSYEKLKGKIREKDLLVFGLDENKKEKEEKRERLQEGDFKILITSSMFLYKNVDAIPRDFAFIFVDDVDSFLKTAKNIDKALYLLGFSEEDINFTMSYIRMRRNGGDQENIKEVQEKVREIAKKARGVMVVSSATSNPKSERIRLFKELLSFDVGRPIFYLRNVEDVYEETNDLNKTLVERVKRFGKGGLVFLSSDFGKEYVDDIKNLLISEGITAESYDNLTPEVLEKYQKGEISVLIGISSYRNPLARGLDLPEVIRYAIFYGVPKIVVNLDIEGNVRHLLVALASIRPLIARDKNLEKHIANVDRWMKNLKKYSAVLNPPKDKVDELRNTIKAFILSPEIYEKIKSADDIAIREENGKWILVVSDITGYLQASGRTSRLYVGGISKGLSYILVDDRKVFNNLVRKSRWWFSTDIVFKEASTVDIDDIFRQIDEDRERIRRKEGRRDDFLKPVLVIVESPHKAWTIANFFGRPISRNVNGQELFEVITEDKYLVITASFGHILDLNKEIGYFGVIENGKFVPVYEPIEEKERIISGIRDASKEFDMILVATDPDTEGEKISWDLKNLCAPFTKEIRRMEFHEVTKKAILNSLKESRDVDENLVKAQVVRRISDRWVGFELSQLIQRIFSKNYLSAGRVQTPVLGWVIERAKENKKRIYIVVIRKDGLDLRFDFENKDEAQDFYNNLKYIQIIKDAEKIEEKGPLPPYTTDAILKDASDRFKLSVSRTMEVLQELFERGFITYHRTDSTRVSDTGINLAREYISEQFGEEYFRGRTWGEGGAHECIRPTRVLDVEDIKAMIYSGELEGFTPDHLKIYDLIFKRFIASQMRNVVLKGYEVVVKALDKEQRLELYEEILQDGFDKIFPVKLTRLPDGEIDVINNKFFYSIPKVPLFTQGSLVEEMKKRGLGRPSTYATIVSRLLERGYVIEKNGYLIPTPLGEKVYQYLNSDQERFRFVREDFTRELEELMDKVETGEKDYQAILRSLRNELKKV
- the recF gene encoding DNA replication/repair protein RecF (All proteins in this family for which functions are known are DNA-binding proteins that assist the filamentation of RecA onto DNA for the initiation of recombination or recombinational repair.), producing the protein MDKKRMLIESISLKNFRNFSDFSTSFKDGINVIYGPNGSGKTSILEAIAYLSNPRSFRSARDYQLIKIGEKFFEITGKVLTGKEHHEITINYYYDELKKEKTAYLNGFKVKRFRDIQEIFIAIPFSFKDYAMIDGYATQRRDFFDDIFSLLDLEYYEILRNYEKLLDERNEILKSENIDRDYVIYLAKEMQPLAEKIVEKREAMIKELSKYLDPMFKVEYVSEFKGKNIADYIEEDIARGSTTVGPHVHDDYIFYYKGNPAKYFASEGQKRLLYLSLVLAFRKLIEETKLYEPVFLFDDPINVLDPHLLEKFISNLSGQVIIASLSPLLGAYNIGLTVEG
- a CDS encoding nucleotide exchange factor GrpE, which encodes MEEKDLIEENEQEKEKPEEYVPNEWEIKYARLQAEFENFRQRLRKEKEEWQEIANAKLLKEIVEIMDNFKLALESIKHTRKKDAIIEGVEMIYKQFENLLEKEGVIKIETVGKIFDPNIHEAVGVEEVSNGEDNIILKEISPGYLFKNKLLRPARVIVSKKIQNKEVDNHGENSRN
- the dnaK gene encoding molecular chaperone DnaK, whose amino-acid sequence is MAKIVGIDLGTTNSLIAYLEGGRPTIIPNAEGSRLTPSVVAFTKDGQLLVGEPAKRQAIVNAERTIKSIKRHMGTNYKVKIDDKEYTPQEISAMILRKLKKDAEAYLGEPIEKAVITVPAYFSDAQRQATKDAGAIAGLEVVRIINEPTAAALAYGLDKEGHQKILVFDLGGGTFDVSILEIGEGVFEVIATAGNNRLGGDDFDERIVNWLVEMFMEEHGINLKEDRTALQRLFEAAEKAKIELSSKLQTEINLPFIAMKGNTPLHISVTLTRAKFEELTYDLVEKTKEPTERALKDAGLSPSQIDKIILVGGATRMPCIQEWIKKHFGKEPQRNVNPDEAVALGAAIQAGVIGGEIRDIVLVDVTPLSLGIETLGGVFTKIIERNTPIPVSKSQIFTTAADYQTSVEIHVLQGERALAKDNISLGRFILDGIPPAPRGVPQIEVTFDIDVNGIVHVSARDKATGREQRITISNAIRLSEEEIKRMTEEAKRFEEEDRKRREEIETKNQAEHLIYTARKTLKDYGDKVSKDLVQRVEDKIKNLEELIKPERINVEQVKKGMEELTQALGEIGQFMYQSASAAGNPGQGQTNENPGGKTIDGDYKVN